In the genome of Nycticebus coucang isolate mNycCou1 chromosome 12, mNycCou1.pri, whole genome shotgun sequence, one region contains:
- the KLRF1 gene encoding killer cell lectin-like receptor subfamily F member 1 isoform X2, giving the protein MSYGIGNCYNSSARLHWYRTILGISGAVNGILALTLISLILLVSQGILLKCQKGSISDTTQYEDTGNLKVNDTRGNVSNKDTGHCLSGTTDQTVLCPSEWLKYHGKCYWFSAEMKNWNDSYMYCLGRKSHLLIIQDQPEMAFIQKNLRQSNYMWIGLNLTSTKGTWTWVDGSALDTKIFLIKGPAKENSCAAIKESKMYSETCSSVFKWICQY; this is encoded by the exons ATTCTTCAGCAAGGTTGCACTGGTATAGAACCATACTGGGAATATCTGGAGCAGTAAACGGCATTCTGGCTTTGACTTTGATCTCCCTGATCCTGTTGG TTTCTCAGGGAATACTGCTAAAATGCCAGAAAGGAAGCATCTCAGATACCACCCAGTATGAAGACACTGGAAACCTGAAAGTGAATGACACAAGAGGAAATGTGAGCAATAAAGACACAGGCCACTGTCTTTCAGGAACTACAGACCAGACAG TACTATGTCCATCAGAGTGGCTCAAATATCATGGGAAGTGTTATTGGTTCTCTGCTGAGATGAAAAATTGGAATGACAGTTACATGTATTGTTTGGGAAGAAAATCTCATTTACTTATCATACAGGACCAACCTGAAATG GCTTTTATACAGAAAAACCTGAGACAATCAAACTACATGTGGATTGGCCTTAACTTAACCTCCACAAAGGGGACATGGACTTGGGTGGATGGTTCTGCATTGGATACAAAGAT ATTCCTCATAAAGGGACCGGCTAAAGAAAACAGTTGTGCTGCCATTAAGGAAAGCAAAATGTACTCTGAAACATGCAGCAGTGTTTTCAAATGGATCTGCCAGTACtag